catagatatatatatatatatatctatgatatctatatataaagattcttgatatatatatatatatatatatatatatatatatatatatatatatatatatatatatatatatatatatatatatatatatataattatatatatataaatatatatttatttatcaagaatctttataaaatatttagttTGCTATGATCtattttaagatacatgtatacaaattttaatttcaatagacgtgtttatttgaagaaaaaaacccccaaaaatgcATGTACGGTACGTACAAGCCCTGAACAAGAAAAGAAAGTCATACTTTTTAGTGGCATAATCACCAAGACCAAAACTATCTTATATACTTGAGTTCAAGTATGATTCTGCATGCAATATTGAATTCAATAAACTAtacaaaatacaattaattgaaataataaGATTTATGTGCTTTGAATCTAAAATCAATTGATAAATGCCAAAGTTCAATTTCATAATAATTGTTACACTGGATTGCAATTAGAAGTTTGACAaagcattttcattttcaattgtaCTGTATTCATTTTGATCATAttacataaatgtacatatgcAGATAAGTACACTAAATCATAACAAGAAGAAACTCATATATACATTCAAGCAAAGCAAATAAATGTTGCAatttaaatgatgtaaaattaatgaaaacatttaGGCCTTCAGTTCAAGTCTTGTATTGTTTCCTTTTTTGTGATGTTATCATATTTCTAACAGCATGCTTTATCTTGGACCAGTCATGTTTTGAAAGTATTGGTTCTTTGGCAATTGCATTTAAACAGGCTAATCGACCAGGTGTTTGTCCAGATTTGAAATATTCAGAAAACTGGCGCTCAATGGCATTCTTCTCACTACTTAACCAATGATGCCGTCCTCCATTGCTGCTAGTACCTTAAATATGAAATCAAAGTATGAGTATTTCAAagacaaaatttcatatttaatatgtctgtccatctgtctgtctgtaatgTGTTGTAacagaaaaagaagaaatatgaCGGTCCAGACCAGGATTCAAACCCATGACACCTGAATCTATTCAACTGAAACATCTATCCACAGGCATTCAAATTCTAGTCTGGTCTGTCATCTCTTTTTCTGTTACATTTGAACAGGACTGACTGTCACATTCCATCCCCTATAAATTGATCTTCACTCTAGAAGATAAACCTAGGTTATTTCTCTGGTAAGAgttcacctgtcagttccaggggttggtcacggcatcaaatgtaaatgaaaatataacagACCAGACCAGGCTTTGAACCAGGgacccctgaatctctagttaGGCGCTCAGCcaaactgagctatctggccaCCAGCAAACAAACCAGTCTGACAGTCATAATGTTATGTAATAGATGCATATCAACAAAACGGTCTAATATTTTGGAAATGGTTCTCCAAAACCATGTAAAGTTATGTGTAATTAAGACAATTGataaatgaagataaaaaattgatatttctcAAAATTTACCTTTCTTTTGAGTgccttttctcttttttaatgatatacaaGGGTCAGAGAATTCATAAACATCTTCATCCAACTCTTCATCCTCCATttcaacatcatcatcatcatcatcatcatcatcatcagacTTGTACTCGTCATCTTCTTGGATATCAACTTCagctacaaattttgacaatatgtatattgataaatttttgtCACTAGTAGAGAActgtttttgtctctcattacactaattgttttattactaaCAGAGGTGTATATATTAGTGATGTCACAAGTAGTCCTGTACTCGACTATCACTTAGACATACAGATGATGGACTAAATTTTTCTTAGTCGATTACTTGTTTATAAGTAAAATCATGATGCCAAACATCTGAAACCAATGTCATAAAGCAAGGTTGTGTTCAATTTTCAAAGTGTAGAGcaggaaaatgaaaatacaagTGCATTTGATTAGTCTGTGTtaccattttattttctaacgCTGTCATTTTGATGTAATTTACTAGTAAATAGTGGCGATTATATATCCTGAGTTGGCAAATTAAATGGATaatgtgcatgcatgtattcaagagatttacatgtgtatttcttCTGATGTAATCAATTTAGTTCATTACAGAAATAAATTTATGTTTGTtcaagtttacattttaaaaaatcaaaaattactTGACTATTGCTCGACCAAAGACCCAAATTAATCGGGTAAGCTCTCTGagtaaaattgacatccctGGTATATCTGTATTTGTGAACACATGAAATTATTACCTGCATTATCAAACTCGATCTCATCGAAATCCTTGTTTTTGTACTTGGCAATCTCACCAGTGTTGATTAAGTGTAGAACTTTGGCAACTTTGGCCAACTCAAGTGTAGAGTCTGGTAAACGATAAAATTCTCTATGGATTCTTATGTCGTGTCCCATGAATTTTGCAAGAATATCTTGGTTGGATTCGCTGAGTTCCAACACCTGACACATTGTTGCCAGGTGTTTTCTCAATTTGGTGGAAGTCAAGAGCTTGGGACATTTAGCACCACAGTTTACTGAACATTTTCTTAAACAGTCTGATCCTCTAATCGGTTTTGAATTTCTAGgtttaatgaaaatgaactCAGAGTCTATTTTCAAAGCCTTTCTAGCTTTCAGTAGAATTGTCACTAAATCTTTCAAAGTGCTTGTGAGAAGAATTGGTACTTTTGATCCTCTTTTTCCCTTGATTTCAATTCTTGTGTGGCTCTTTACATAGCTCATTTTCGAATTTGGACAAAGATTTTTCAATCTCCTTGTTCAAGGGTTTGTTGGTCAGTCCTTCGTTGTACTGGTTGATTGTTATACGAGCAGCCTCACCGCTTCTCTTTCTGTTAAATAATATGATCTGAGCCAAACAGACTTCCGCGAGCTCCGAGTATTTGGTTTCATCGACTCCATTCTTCAAACTTTCTTTCAGGGATGCAGCACTTGTACAGAGGTAGCTATTTAAAAGAACTACATCCTCTGCCAAAGGAACTAGTAGTGGCTTGTTAAATTTTTCATCATGCAGAGTTGCTAAGGCATGGGCAGATATTCTTTCTTCCCAGTCACTCTGATATAAAGTCAGAAAATTGTCCGCAATTTTTCTGTCAGCATCATTCTCTTCTATTATGGCTTTTGTCTTTAAGATCTTGGCACATTTACTTAAGCTATGACCTAGCTTTAAAGGAAGTGAGGGAGTCTtgtaggtatttttttttcatcaaggcCAGCTAAAGTTTTTATACCATGAATAAGGGTGTCCCAATTGATTGGATTAATTGCAGTCCTTATTGATGTTATTTCTGTTTGATCTGACTTCAACTGAATAAGCAGCCTCCTCAATTCTCTCAGTCTTTGGGAAATGTACTGGTGTTGATGGAGATTGGCTCCATTTTTCTCATATAGCCTTTCTGCAAACTGCAGAACTAGAGGGTCCTTTTGGATTTCAAGTTTTACAGCATCATCTctcattttgatgaaaatgttctCATAGAATCCTTTGCTAGTTCCGACAATTGGTAGGAGAAGTTTTCCCATCTGAATTGGGTTTGCTTTACTTCTTTTTTCACTACTCTTCAGTTCACAGTTTTTTTGGTATTTCCATGGGTCTGTTTTCTTGTAGGAACCTAAACAGAATTCGCAGGGTGCATAAGATGAAAAACAATTCTCAGGTTCTGGATTGTTTGTTGTATTTCTTGGCCTGTATTTTGGTACTTTCTCTCCATTACCATTCTTCATAACATCATAGTTGTGCTTGTAGTTTCCTTTATTAACAATCTCTTTCCACAATGTTTTCCTTTCCTTGCTCTTTTTTGGAAATGATAGAATTTTAGCTATTtccatttctttgttatgcactTGAATCAAATGTCTAGAAATTCTACTATATGGTTTCTCGcaataataacaaatattttgttttgcacTACGCCCTTTTGTTGTTTGTCTAGCCATCTGAAGcaaaattttgttgttacatgtaacaCCAATGTTGGGAACGACGActtcattttcaaaatcatcatcATTGTCATCATCTTCTTCACTGGTTCCAGGGATCCAATCCTGTGCAATGTCCTGTTTGTTCTTTTCACGCATTCCAACAACAAATGCTCCAACTAAATCTTCAGTTTCTGTTATATCATTATCTTCATTGTTTTTTccatcatcatcttcatcgCTTTTCCCTGGAATCCAGCCTGGGTCTTCCATATTCTCATCACTGTCATCATAAGCATAGGCACCATCCTCTTCATAACACTGCATTTCTTCACTATCCTCTCCAATGTCACCATCATCTTTCTTGGGAATCCAGGCAGAGTTTTCATTATTTGGTGTGTCTTCATTAGCCCTTTTTTCAACATCACCTGCAGCTACAAAATCAAAtccattcattttattttcaatttattttcctGCTTATGTCTCATCAGATATTCTGTCTCAATAATTATACTGCTTGATGGTATTTTCAGATGTCTAACTTATTTTAATCACCGTtaactaaataatataaatactgtagatgcagaaatattcgttggggatttaattttgttattatcgttggtacagtaccgatcagacccaacctaacaccatagtaaaccccaactaaatcCCGGGGTTACACTGGCTCTGCTTTGGGTATTGGGAATTGCTCTTGGGGTCAACTGcgtgcactgaagtgtgaagcagaatGGTCATTTATCGTACTACCTTTAATTCCTGCCCCATGTTTATTCTGAATACACAGTTAGCTTCAgcttcaggggtatacttctgatcggattttactctctgtgtccactctgggtttactttagGTTTTAGGACAGACCCTTATATAACCCGAATTGATTTTTCAAAGATGAAAGACGATGATGCAATGTTGTGTTAtgcggttattgtgaccttgagcaatacaatttagtatgtcatttcttatataaatttaactgttttgatgtaaagtttcactgaaataaaccttgaaataattttttagctctaaataatttttcttagagcttattttcttgattaaatagaaatactgatcagaagaattgaataatcaagtttgttgacatacacaaagttgggaatgctcgttagtttgaattgactcgaatgaggaacagttgttgatgttttataaaacaaacactaggccTAGCCTAATGATAGCCCAATAgaaatagtgaataaggatgcttactgctggtggaataaaagtctagtaaacattatttcggtaagttcttgtatatgaACACAACCTTCTTTGCGTCGTtaggatgaactccttgatagttaacataatttgcagttttataaactacacaaagcaaattgaaagttggaaagGGGCTaaacttataaataaaatcttgacaaacaagaaaaaagggtcttttggttacggttatgtataactttgcaaagaAGTGGGGGGAGGGTGCTAAGCTCCCCCCTCCCCGGTTCCGACGTCTGTGCTgtaaatttttgacaaaatccgttttatatcaatttttgtagtagatatagttatttTGAAAGTATTAGCAAAATCTTCTAACTTCAAGATGGGTctctgaagcgttgaagcgaggggctgtgtcaaaaatagttcggaccggaagtattttataaagcatcacccgtttgaaATAGCAGAGGTTTATCACatgggtaatatacaccacacgtatgaaataaaaagaatttacagTACTTGAGAGACTATGATATGACGAAATAAATGCCAACAAAATTCTATTTGGttcaaaaaaataacaaaattttaaccCAACAAATTTATTTGCTTCTACAGTACAACTAGTATTTTACTGTTTACAATCAATGtataaaaatcaacagtttgttgttttgtttattttgataatctcTCTCATCTGGATAATCAGAGAACTCACATTGTATATATCTTGTATCATATCTTAcgaaatatttcatacaatagTGCATTATATGATACAAGACAATACTgaatcataggatacaatacaatatcatattatacaatacaatatcatactttacaaaacaaataagttcttGTATTTACTATGCTCATATGTTTATGATGTGGTCAAAGATTTTCCTAATTCAATGTCATTAAGGTGAACTTATATACAACATACCTAAATAGTCTGATGGGGAGTGAAGCTTCTGCTCAGCTATACAATCCATCAGCCAAGACAATGTTGTCGTTGAAATACCATAGATTTGTTTACAACCTGAATTTAAAGGAAATGATTAGTGAACTACAGACCCAAATCTGTAACGAATATCACAATGATTGACAAGGAAAATATGTAGCTGTACcaaatcttgtattttaaaaGGTGTACTACTTACAGCAAAAGTACTTAAAATCTAGCTCAGAAACATCCTCCATTGTTTCCTCCGATGTTAACATGACAGCATTTGACAAGTTTGGGCTTAATGAATTCAATAATTGTCCTCCACTACAGTAAATGAGGTCCTCAACTTCCTCTGTAAAAGAACAATAGCTGCATAAATGTTGTAAAGTCAATTTGTATATCTTGAGGTGGCTTTATATACCTagagctatttttttttcaaatcaattaaCTGAATACTTCTTGATTATGAACAATTGTATGATACTTGAACTCTGTATAATTGGTTAAATGGCccaatatttgaaatacatgagTGTTTAATATGCATTCTGTGATCAGCATCAATGTACTTCATGTATAGAGCCATCAAGTACTTGGGATGAATTACTTTGCAACAAATGTCAAACAACAGATTATTTGCGAAAGTAAGTGCCAACTTAGTGAGTCACATGTCTCTCAACCTTGCTATTTTAGTCCCAGATAATATCATGAAGCTAAATGACAGAGGGTCAGCAATATCTGGTCATTAACAAATTACCTATTCTAGTATCAATACATTTATCTAGGGGTAAGTTACTCTAACATCGTACTcagtaaaacatgtttatagCAAAGTGCAATGGACAaccaaaaaatgtaatttgttatGACCTTTGCAATTCTAATGAGTTTAAgaattaatgaaaatcaaaCTTGATTCATCATAAGCATTCATTTGCTGAAAGCATATAATTATCCACATATGCATTTGTAATAACTTTGATGTTGGACCTGCTCCAAACACCTATAACCAAGCTCGAACGCTGATGCCAGTGGTAAAGCATAAGTAAGCTTCCCCCGATTTCAtcttaataaacaaataaaatcttatatcGTAGTATTACCTACCCCTGGATATTTTTGATCTTTCATTAAATCCATGTAGATATATGGACATTGCCTGCAAAACTCCTGTTGCTGCCTCTGATGCTGACATTGGATTCCTTGGTCCAATAGCTTCTTCTCCAGAAACTGTATCTCCTCGAATCACATATTTCTCCTAAAATTAGTATAAAGAAAAatctgaaatcaaaatatttaacttcaaaGGGGTGCCAGATATATAAAATCAGAGAATGAgtgttgattattttttatcataccTCAGGCAGCAAAAATCCTGCTTCTAACGACTTGTACAACCATTCACTACTCAATACCCAACATCCATGTGCAATGCCttgaatatatttcattgttcGATCACAGATAAAGTTTTTGCtatctgaaaaagaaatatggaaAGATACAAAAAACTTTTCCATAAATAGGGAAacagaatattattttttcgtaaaaaaggaaaataaaatattttctgttacataaaaatgattaattgctccaattttgatttagaacCCTCAGTGATACCTGTTATCATGACAACATGAGTAATGGTCTTGCTGAATTTCATATGACGTTTTGCCACTTCCTTGAAAAATCGGAAAAACTTGCAAATTTCTCTCTGCAAAAGGAGAGCACAATGTCattaaacaattttactttctttccttcttttttttttttgaaatgtgcATACTaatcttggtttaaaaaaaataaattgagaggcccaggggccacatagCTCACAGAGCAACAATTGTCTctggaatacatgtacatgtaggtgagCTAAATGACAAGctaaataatttatacattaCATTACACATAACTTACAATAAGGCTTGGAGTAATGCTAAATCTAATGGTAATGCAATGCATTGCATGTTTTtgaagtaatgctagtaatgtgtaatgccaaaattttaacatttagttACAAGATATAGTATTATCATGCATTACTTTCccaaatctagtgtaatgctgatATTGAAAGGCATTTCTTTCCATCactatgcttatttatttttaactatGAAAAATGTgtgtcaacaacaaaaatgtcctcaggataatctaagtatcaaaacaatctattgttttaaaaagtgctAAAAACCCCCATCCCATTCTGCTGGCTGTGTTTAAGAGTATAAAAGACAGaaatgcacctttaaaagcaaaaatgaaTGCATTGTTCAACCATAATCTCTGGAAGCTTGAAAATCACTTCCAACATTAAAtccaatctctctctctcctctctctctctctctctctctctctctctctctctctctctctctctctctctctctctctctcaataagtTACTGTCGTTTTATACTTTACAGTCTAAAATGTAAAGCTACTGTAGCATATCAATGTTACTTGTTTCTATGGGAAAATGTATGTATGCATGCATGTTTCCATATTGAATACACACTTAGTTTTGTGATCTATGTGTTCTTTTGATAGTGTGTATGTGAAGTGTTCAGTTGAATGTGTGTAAAATGTGTGCATGCATAATTGGAAATTCATTAATTACATGTTTGCCTGATATCtacaaatgatacatgtaagtacatgcatatgtatttAAACTAGAAATCCTGATTAATtctaaatattcattattaaattaaatggtAATGTTGAAAGaaatatctctctttctctctcaataTATTGGTGTTGTAAATTTAGTACAGAGTTTGGAccaatagaaaatacaagattcaagtatttgttcattttctgcATGAACACTTCATATATCCTATAACTATAAAGAGAAAGACTGTCAAGTAGAGTATCTTTCAGTCTTAGCTTCCATTGCTCTTgttgctagcgctctcgagcgcaagcaactacgttagtccttttcactggaatacgcatgctcgactccaaagtaggggattctgggaatactgtactactgtagataaactgtaccatttgaatttcgttttatcatcgtcaagtgaagttttgtgtttcatcgttaatgtcaaaaagtaacagtagcttcggtcttataatgcaaagttattttcaatattataataaataacatgtaCTAGCTAGCCTTATCTTAAATTCATTCAAGCTCGGAAGACAACTTCAGATATGTTTTCCAAGCTTGccagaaaggcccgagaagatacgattgctacaaaacaggAGTACCAATGGTATCTGAAAATTttcacctcgaaattgaaattacagtagatacataatgattaaggcacagccaatgagctatgccattgccgatgtgTAGCCCACCCCctccagcacaattccagtacaccaGTGTGCCTTTCTATCGTTAATTAATCGATTTagaaatttaaaccaatgttttagaaatctacatctgtgttttatgattgctacagcgctagctcaccaatcttttttaaaagataaacttgttgaagtttatttaataaatagcTGTGGGAGGTTTTTCAAACCTcacaggatgcagttaaaagtaGAACCTTTGAAACTTCAATGATCATTAAGTACAACAGCAATCTTGtttaagtcattaaatttgaacctgatagtgaacatgaacctgtaaatatgtttaagtgtgttttatatttgaaatatttgaaaaactcTTTAATTATTGTATAGTAGGAATTTAGCTCGAGGAGTTAATTTTCTTCGTGGAACCATAGCAATTATTTcctttgaaacataaatttgtcctatatacgagtacaaacaaaagaaaacaaagcaTGTATATACTTCCTTTAAACAATGATGTTGGCCTATGTGTTTTCCCCTTAGGACAATTTTTAGTTTGCAAGCGTGTTATcctatttaaattaaacatgcAAATGTAAGGggatcgtgaatgacaaacatAATACGTACACTTACTACAcgaatatatttcaaattaaccaCTGTTAAGCATATACAAAATCCAGATGGATATGTTATTAAGCAAACAATAATGGCCACCTAATTTCATGCGGATGTGCGAAATGAGGCCGGTTTCACTCTTCCTTCaccaatattcatgaaatggcATTGCTTTTCTGccagaaaataaacaattaaattcttTATCTTTGTAAcaagatggaattcaccattgtaattttcAGAATATAGGGAACTTTTATAAGTAAAcaaacacatgcattttcacTGTCATCCAAAACTGACAAAAATTATAGCATGTATAGCTTTATGTGGTCTATCATAATAGCCAACTGTAGCTATAGCTTAAATTATTAGTAAGCTGGAAAAACTGCATGATCCACCAACAGACTTTGAATTAGCAGACATGTTTTCATTTTGGGGTCTTTTCCTCAACTTATGGATTTGACTAAATCTAATAAGGCATACATAAGACAATTCATTCTTTTATGACTTCTTTAAATACAATTATCAAATTATCCACAAGAATTGTGCAAAACCTTTTCTTATTATGCACATTGTTCAAACTTCCTATtacataaacttttaaaaagaactgCAGTAATCAAACATGACACTTTACAGGTACCCAAGCCACGTGCGGTAATACGCGACTAAATTCTGTCTGCCCAGTACTATTGGTAAATTTCAAAGCAATTTGACGGCTCAGAGTGTTTATACAAACTACTCATGAGTATCTGGCATGTGAAAAGGTGTGAAACTCAATTGATTAtgcaaattaataatttattttgttgttgtctGGTTTAGatctgcaaacattattacttttaagcaTTTTGATTATTAACACATGAATTACAATGACTTTTcgaaaatttcttcatttttggGGGGTGCATATTATACACGGGAGAAGCATGCAGTCATTTCAGCATTTGAACCCAACTTTGGGGTGCGTATTATATGTTGGTGCATATCATACTTGAGACTTTAAGGTAAATAGATCAACTGACATTTTCAGAAAATCTTCAAATGCATAAAACATATCCTAATCTActgcaaaatttcaaaaaaacttttattaaatgattttttaagaaatttacCTTTTCTGCCAGAGTGGACTTGCCCGACACTATTATATGAATGTCATCAAGCTGACTACCAGTAGTTCCATTGTCTTCTTCTGCTACGCAAGAACAAGGGCCttgaattaaaatttagtaCTTTATAATCAATGGTGGGGTGATTTACCTTTAATTTCAGTTGATTCAtataacatattacatgtaataggtCTTCCACCAATCCTCTTCACCATATTAACGTGAAAAAAGGACAAAATGTCTTATATGGTTAacagaagtacatgtatcacaagagttttataaataaactaatATTGTACATACCAGCAACTTGTCCACAGGAAGAGCTATTGAGGAATGGTGGGTCAATGCAAGAGGTGTCTTCCACCTGAATATCCTCTTTACctttattgaaaagaaaaaaggacAAAATGTCTTATATGGTTATCCGAAGTACATGCATCACAAgagttttattaataaattaatatattgtacATACCAGCAACTTGTCCACAGGAAGCGCTATTGAGGAATGGTGGGTCGATTCGAGAAGTGTCTTCCACCTGAGTATCCTCTTCATCTTTATTGAAGAGAAATAAGAACAAAATGTCTTAAATATTAAACGGATGTACATGAATCATAAgagttttattaataaactaaTATATTGTACATACCAGCAACTTGTCCACAGGAAGCGCTATTGAGGAATGGTGGGTCATTGCAAGAAGTGTCTTCCACCTGAATATCCTCTTTACctttattgaaaagaaaaaaggacAAATTTAATGACTAATATGGTTAacagaagtacatgtatcacaagaGTTTAATTGATAAACTGATATTGTACATACCAGCAACTTGTCCACAGGAAGCGCTATTGAGGAATGGTGGGTCAATGCGAGAAGTGTCTTCCATCTGAATATCATCGTCAGCTTTATTGAAGAGAAAAAAGGACAAAGTGTCTTATATGGTTTAcagattgaaatacatgtatcacaagagttttattgattaactgatACTGTACATACCAGCAACTTGTCCACCGGAAGTGCTATTGAGGAACGGTGGGTCAATGCGAGAAGTGTCTTCCAACTGAGTATCCTCTCCATCTTTATTGACGAGAAAAAAAGGACAAAATGTGTAATATGGTTTACAGAAGAACATGTAGCACAAGAGTTTTATTGATAAACTAGTATTGTACATACCAGCAACTTGTCCACAGGAAGCGCTATTGAGGAATGATGGGTCGATTCGAGAAGTGTCCTCCATCTCAATATCATCTTCAGCTTTATTGAAGAGAAAAAAGGACATAATGTCTTATATGGTTAACAGAAGTGCATGTATCACaagagttttataaataaactaatATTGTACATACCAGCAACTTGTCCACAGGAAGAGCTATTGAGGAATGGTGGGTCAATGCGAGAGGTGTCTTCCACCTGAATATCCTCTTTACctttattgaaaagaaaaaaggacAAAGTGTCTTATATGGTTAacagaagtacatgtatcacaagaGTTTTATCGATAAACTGATAATGTACATACCAGCAACTTGTCCACAGGAAGCGCTATTGAGGAATGGTGGGTCAATTCGAGAAGTGTCTTCCATCTCAATATCATCTTCACCTTTATTGAAGAGAAAAAAGGACAAAGTGTCTTATATGGTTAacagaagtacatgtatcacaagaGTTTTATTGAT
The window above is part of the Magallana gigas chromosome 10, xbMagGiga1.1, whole genome shotgun sequence genome. Proteins encoded here:
- the LOC117680373 gene encoding uncharacterized protein isoform X13, with the protein product MEDTSRIDPPFLNSASCGQVAGKEDIQVEDTSRIDPPFLNSSSCGQVAAEDDIEMEDTSRIDPSFLNSASCGQVAGKEDIQVEDTSCIDPPFLNSSSCGQVAEEDNGTTGSQLDDIHIIVSGKSTLAEKREICKFFRFFKEVAKRHMKFSKTITHVVMITDSKNFICDRTMKYIQGIAHGCWVLSSEWLYKSLEAGFLLPEEKYVIRGDTVSGEEAIGPRNPMSASEAATGVLQAMSIYLHGFNERSKISREEVEDLIYCSGGQLLNSLSPNLSNAVMLTSEETMEDVSELDFKYFCCCKQIYGISTTTLSWLMDCIAEQKLHSPSDYLAAGDVEKRANEDTPNNENSAWIPKKDDGDIGEDSEEMQCYEEDGAYAYDDSDENMEDPGWIPGKSDEDDDGKNNEDNDITETEDLVGAFVVGMREKNKQDIAQDWIPGTSEEDDDNDDDFENEVVVPNIGVTCNNKILLQMARQTTKGRSAKQNICYYCEKPYSRISRHLIQVHNKEMEIAKILSFPKKSKERKTLWKEIVNKGNYKHNYDVMKNGNGEKVPKYRPRNTTNNPEPENCFSSYAPCEFCLGSYKKTDPWKYQKNCELKSSEKRSKANPIQMGKLLLPIVGTSKGFYENIFIKMRDDAVKLEIQKDPLVLQFAERLYEKNGANLHQHQYISQRLRELRRLLIQLKSDQTEITSIRTAINPINWDTLIHGIKTLAGLDEKKIPTRLPHFL
- the LOC117680373 gene encoding uncharacterized protein isoform X3 is translated as MEDTSRIDPPFLNSASCGQVAGKEDIQVEDTSRIDPPFLNSSSCGQVAAEDDIEMEDTSRIDPSFLNSASCGQVADGEDTQLEDTSRIDPPFLNSTSGGQVAADDDIQMEDTSRIDPPFLNSASCGQVAGKEDIQVEDTSCNDPPFLNSASCGQVADEEDTQVEDTSRIDPPFLNSASCGQVAGKEDIQVEDTSCIDPPFLNSSSCGQVAEEDNGTTGSQLDDIHIIVSGKSTLAEKREICKFFRFFKEVAKRHMKFSKTITHVVMITDSKNFICDRTMKYIQGIAHGCWVLSSEWLYKSLEAGFLLPEEKYVIRGDTVSGEEAIGPRNPMSASEAATGVLQAMSIYLHGFNERSKISREEVEDLIYCSGGQLLNSLSPNLSNAVMLTSEETMEDVSELDFKYFCCCKQIYGISTTTLSWLMDCIAEQKLHSPSDYLAAGDVEKRANEDTPNNENSAWIPKKDDGDIGEDSEEMQCYEEDGAYAYDDSDENMEDPGWIPGKSDEDDDGKNNEDNDITETEDLVGAFVVGMREKNKQDIAQDWIPGTSEEDDDNDDDFENEVVVPNIGVTCNNKILLQMARQTTKGRSAKQNICYYCEKPYSRISRHLIQVHNKEMEIAKILSFPKKSKERKTLWKEIVNKGNYKHNYDVMKNGNGEKVPKYRPRNTTNNPEPENCFSSYAPCEFCLGSYKKTDPWKYQKNCELKSSEKRSKANPIQMGKLLLPIVGTSKGFYENIFIKMRDDAVKLEIQKDPLVLQFAERLYEKNGANLHQHQYISQRLRELRRLLIQLKSDQTEITSIRTAINPINWDTLIHGIKTLAGLDEKKIPTRLPHFL
- the LOC117680373 gene encoding uncharacterized protein isoform X2, whose protein sequence is MEDTSRIDPPFLNSASCGQVAGKEDIQVEDTSRIDPPFLNSSSCGQVAAEDDIEMEDTSRIDPSFLNSASCGQVADGEDTQLEDTSRIDPPFLNSTSGGQVAADDDIQMEDTSRIDPPFLNSASCGQVAGKEDIQVEDTSCNDPPFLNSASCGQVADEEDTQVEDTSRIDPPFLNSASCGQVAGKEDIQVEDTSCIDPPFLNSSSCGQVAAEEDNGTTGSQLDDIHIIVSGKSTLAEKREICKFFRFFKEVAKRHMKFSKTITHVVMITDSKNFICDRTMKYIQGIAHGCWVLSSEWLYKSLEAGFLLPEEKYVIRGDTVSGEEAIGPRNPMSASEAATGVLQAMSIYLHGFNERSKISREEVEDLIYCSGGQLLNSLSPNLSNAVMLTSEETMEDVSELDFKYFCCCKQIYGISTTTLSWLMDCIAEQKLHSPSDYLAAGDVEKRANEDTPNNENSAWIPKKDDGDIGEDSEEMQCYEEDGAYAYDDSDENMEDPGWIPGKSDEDDDGKNNEDNDITETEDLVGAFVVGMREKNKQDIAQDWIPGTSEEDDDNDDDFENEVVVPNIGVTCNNKILLQMARQTTKGRSAKQNICYYCEKPYSRISRHLIQVHNKEMEIAKILSFPKKSKERKTLWKEIVNKGNYKHNYDVMKNGNGEKVPKYRPRNTTNNPEPENCFSSYAPCEFCLGSYKKTDPWKYQKNCELKSSEKRSKANPIQMGKLLLPIVGTSKGFYENIFIKMRDDAVKLEIQKDPLVLQFAERLYEKNGANLHQHQYISQRLRELRRLLIQLKSDQTEITSIRTAINPINWDTLIHGIKTLAGLDEKKIPTRLPHFL